Proteins encoded in a region of the Fundulus heteroclitus isolate FHET01 chromosome 2, MU-UCD_Fhet_4.1, whole genome shotgun sequence genome:
- the rcn2 gene encoding reticulocalbin-2 gives MEHHLLLLLLMLQFKVGQLDSQKHPHEDHYIGQQHNPDHDMAVLLGEESTKAIKKLSPAELREKILEIVKKIDTNGDSLLSAEEITLWIQHVYRKYALEDAEERFAEFDLNKDGLVTWEEYGSVAHDQLVNFDVDTVLEDPEQESLRQLLLKEKRRFDFADVDGTPGLNVTEFLAFTHPSEVDYMADFAIEDVLNEYDTDKDGFITLSEFIGNVRNEGESPSQWELEETVRFKELYDQDKDGRLDRDEQLRWVAPNSYGSAREEALHLIKEMDQDGDGQISVSEVLKNQETFMNSEVTDYGRHLQLSHDEL, from the exons ATGGAACATCATTTGTTGCTTttgctgctgatgctgcagtTTAAAGTTGGACAGCTGGACTCACAGAAGCATCCCCATGAAGACCATTACATCGGCCAGCAGCACAACCCTGACCATGACATGGCTGTTCTGTTAGGAGAGGAG agcACCAAGGCAATAAAAAAGCTCAGCCCGGCGGAGCTAAGGGAGAAGATATTAGAAATTGTAAAGAAGATTGACACAAATGGGGACAGTCTTCTAAGTGCAG AGGAGATCACTCTCTGGATCCAGCACGTCTACAGAAAATATGCCCTAGAAGACGCGGAGGAGCGATTCGCCGAGTTTGATCTGAACAAAGACGGACTCGTAACCTGGGAGGAGTACGGCTCTGTTGCTCACGATCAGCTCGTTAATTTTGATGTTGACACTGTACTGGAGGACCCAGAGCAGGAGTCTCTTAGACAA CTTCTCTTAAAGGAGAAGAGGCGCTTTGATTTTGCCGACGTGGACGGGACACCTGGCCTAAACGTGACAGAGTTTCTTGCCTTCACCCACCCATCTGAAGTGGATTACATGGCT GACTTTGCCATAGAAGATGTGCTGAATGAATATGACACCGATAAAGATGGATTCATCACTCTATCGGAATTTATCGGAAACGTGCGAAATGAAG GAGAATCTCCGTCACAATGGGAGCTTGAAGAAACGGTGCGATTCAAAGAGCTATACGACCAAGACAAGGACGGCCGGCTGGATCGAGATGAGCAGCTGCGCTGGGTTGCACCTAATAGTTACGGTTCAGCAAGAGAGGAA GCTCTTCACCTCATCAAGGAAATGGACCAGGATGGAGATGGGCAGATTTCAGTGTCAGAAGTTTTGAAAAACCAAGAAACATTCATGAACAGTGAAGTGACAGACTATGGCAGGCACCTCCAGCTGTCACATGACGAattataa